CAGTAGTCATGGTCATCACCTGAAAATGCGTGTACAACGTTGCCAATCTTCTTAATCAGCTTAACCGAATCTTCGTCGTTCAAAACGTTCTGATACTGGTAACCTGCACTGACGCTGATAGCATTGCGATCATCACGAGCGGTGGGATCGACAGTTCCATCCTTTCTCAGGGTCGACTTGCTCGGTGGCCAGTGTTCGCGGTGAGGACCGCAAGGCGTGCCGGGTTCTCGGTATAGAGGGACGTGGGTAAGCAAAATCGTAGGAAAGTCAGGCGCCCCCTCTCCTGGGTCCATTGGTGACCGTGATAAGTCCGCCTCGTTGACGTCCTCAACCTTATGTCGTAACTTCAGCCCCCGGTCCACTCCATGCCAGACTGCTAATTCCTGTTGAGCAGCTTTTCGCTTGGTCGCCTGGACCTGGTCTAAGAATTCATGGACTGGTCCATATATGGGCTTTAAATCATGCTCATCCTTGTACCGGGAGGTATCTGCACTCAGCGAAACCGTATCTACCGACACAATGGTATGATTTCCCACAACGTCAACACGGTTCGTTTCACCGAAAAAAGCACTAAACCTGTCACGAACAGGCACCTGAATCTGAGCACCGAAGCCAAGGTCGTGATTCCCAGGTAAACTGGCAACCAGCTTCCTACCCCTCTGATATGGCCCAGGAACACCGCCAGCCTCATTAAATGGGGCAAAGAAGATGTTGCTGAATCTCTGATACTCTCGAATCCAATAGTCATCATCATATTTGCGATGCCATGTCTTCACCCACTTCTTCTCAGTTGCGGACCGCTCACCACCCCATTTTGGATCGACAAATTTGGCGCCCTGCCGCGTCTTCCACTCTCGGCCACCGTCGAACAAATCACCCAGGAAGAAGACACTGTCAGGCTTTAATTGGCGTTGCAATGCGGTATATCCACGTCGCATATAGTTATCCGTCACCAGCACAGTGAGCGGCGACAGAGGCCAGGGTCGACCGGGATACGAGTGCGGATCGATAAGTTGGGGATCggcgacgaagatgaggtgATGGGGGTCTGCCTCTTTGGGCTGTAGCAAGGTCCATCAGCTTCATCCACCAACAAAACAATAGATGGCATTTCGATAACACAGCAACTTGTCAACGTACCCATTTCTCCCAATTCTCCCAATCGCACTTCGCAACCTTGGAGTCGAACACCCATCTTTCACCCCATAGCAAAATCACGACCCAAAACAAGAACAAAAAATGCGGAAAGCTCAATAGCCGCCTCAGGGTTAAATTCCT
The DNA window shown above is from Metarhizium brunneum chromosome 1, complete sequence and carries:
- the CDC1 gene encoding Cell division control protein 1, with protein sequence MFSRLVMPKPLKDGRPRTTSQAVLAWICGPGRRMATTATLRVAHQIRRNLTLRRLLSFPHFLFLFWVVILLWGERWVFDSKVAKCDWENWEKWPKEADPHHLIFVADPQLIDPHSYPGRPWPLSPLTVLVTDNYMRRGYTALQRQLKPDSVFFLGDLFDGGREWKTRQGAKFVDPKWGGERSATEKKWVKTWHRKYDDDYWIREYQRFSNIFFAPFNEAGGVPGPYQRGRKLVASLPGNHDLGFGAQIQVPVRDRFSAFFGETNRVDVVGNHTIVSVDTVSLSADTSRYKDEHDLKPIYGPVHEFLDQVQATKRKAAQQELAVWHGVDRGLKLRHKVEDVNEADLSRSPMDPGEGAPDFPTILLTHVPLYREPGTPCGPHREHWPPSKSTLRKDGTVDPTARDDRNAISVSAGYQYQNVLNDEDSVKLIKKIGNVVHAFSGDDHDYCELVHSSAQENVPEITVKSISMAMGVPTPGFVMVSLFNPIDAHGKPIPNSPEKTIQTHLCLLPNQYHTYMKYITFIIVSVVLLLIRAYLVPALHLTPFALEPETHAAPMLPIYKDKVKMEPPEYGALRSPAAATSGARSQANGGNARWASKKSKNGQRWGWSNGNGGPRITLDDHFYDGGKANRGRRELRLLGRELWTTTWRLAWLTVLYWAYLARKG